GTCTCGTAAGTCTCGCAAACTAACATCCAGTTGAGCCCTTGCGCTACTAATCTGAGGCAACTGTTGTAATGCATTTACTAAATTAGCCCTAAAAGCCATTCAAATCAGAATTAATGCAGTACAGGATCTGAAAGAAACAGGAAAAGCAATCAAAATCCAACTCTTGAAACTGGATGGAAAAACCAAAGAACAGTCAATCCGATTTGTCAAAAAACCAAGAGGAACATCAGAGTAATAGTTAGAAGGTTAAACTCAAAAAGCAAGCAGGATGTCTGTTGAAATGTAGTTAAATGCTTGGTGCAAAACTATGGCgcagcctaaaaaaaaaaaaaaaaaggattaaaaagaagaaaaaaaacatttggctGGGAGCAGCAGAACAGAGGACTCTGTAAATCCAGCTGCTGCATTCTCTCTTGGTGTCCATCCTGTGTTTTGCAATGTTTCGTTTTCTATCTCTTAAGCCAGTCTCATTTATTGCAAGAATAACATTTGGCACAATACAAATTCTTGGTGCTTTTAGAAGATAAGCCTTTAAAGATCAATCAGTGGACAGTTACTTAGAAAGTTCTCTGTATAAATGGGACTTTACTGCATCATATACAGCATGGTCTAAAAATCACAGGTTGCCTCTTTTCAAACAAATCTGACTCCGTTTGCAACATCGTATCAGCATCATCACATTGTTCCATCTTAAATAAGAGTTACAAGTTAGAAAATAGTTTAATTCATTTTCACTTTTATATAATCTGTTTCTTGTATCATCCCATAGTggattaatttatatatttatattaatatatttatgtataagcATGTACAAGAAAAACAGTCTCATTTTTGCACTGGGTACAAAAGTAATTGCTGTCTTTTCTGTTGTGCATTCTATTGCATGTTTTCATGATGAACAGAATAAAAGACAGAGCAGGAGAAGGCTGTAGGAATGTTATATCTGTGTTTCCTGTACCTTCTCCtttgtgtgagttttgatcagGAAGGATTCGGGGATGGTGCTGATGGTCATGGGGCGGGGACGGTGCAGGGAGTTCCCTATGTTGTTCTCTGCCCACGGAGCAGAGTGTGCTGGTCTGTAGGAGCTGTAGCTGTGTTTGTAGGTGCTGTTGTGATCTCTCAGGCTAGGCAACATCATTCCACTTTCACCTGGTATACTTGTCCCTGCATGGGTGGTAGGAACATTCTCCCCCTCCGGAATGACCTCTATAGTCCTAGCAGCTGCCACCGTGCTTCTTTGCTGGTGCCGTTTACGCAGCTTGTAGAAAGCAATGAGCATAACGGCAGCAAGCAAGGTGACTGCCACAAAGCAGCCTATGATGATCTTAGTTGTCTTCATGACCTCGTCAAGACTTGCAGGTGGGCGTGTCGTTCCACGCACAGTCGGCACAGAGACCTGCCGAGGTGTTTGAAGTAAAACGGTCGGTGTAGAGATAAAAACTGGCTGAAAGACGGAAGGGGAGGCGGTTACCGTCTTTGGCTTTATCACTTCCTGTGAGGTGGGCTCAACTTCTTCCACTGTCACTGTAGTGAAGTAACTCAGGTTAGAAGTGTTGAGCTCAGCCGCAGTCACATTCAGGTAGGCCGAAGCATTGGAGTTGCCAGCCATGTTGGTCACCATGCAGGTGTACACACCTGTATCTGCTGAAAGTACATTGGAGAAGTTTAGTGTCCCGTCATTGAGCACTGATATCCGAGGGTGATTAGAGCCATGGGTCAAAACTGTTCCATTAGGCAGGAGCCATCTAACTGATGACATAGGGGCTGTGCGGCATTTGAGCTCAGCGACACGTTCAGCAGAGATGTTAAGATCCCTTGGGGCATCCAGTATGAAAGGTGCTGAGCACTGGAAAGTGCTCTGGTCCACCTCCACCAGGTAGCGTCCACGTAGGTAAGCAGGGGTGTGGCAGCGGCCACAGCAGGTGGAATTAGTGGGAATGTACTCCCTCAGCCACCAAGCCAACCACACTACATCACAGTCACACCGCCAAGGGTTGTGGTGCAAATGGAGCTCCACCAGGTAACTCAAGGGCGCAAAAAGGTCATGGGGCAAAGAG
The nucleotide sequence above comes from Pseudorasbora parva isolate DD20220531a chromosome 16, ASM2467924v1, whole genome shotgun sequence. Encoded proteins:
- the lrrc4.2 gene encoding leucine-rich repeat-containing protein 4.2; the encoded protein is MSLLWQVTVHRAWNAALLCAVYLMVRSWSVCATPSGPLTCPAVCSCGNQFVKVVCTRRGLVRVPPGIPATTRHLNLMENSIETIEAGTFQHLRHLEVLQLGRNSIRQIEVGAFSGLNSLNTLELFDNRLTVIPSGAFEYLSKLRELWLRNNPIESIPSYAFNRVPSLMRLDLGELKKLEYISEGAFEGLYNLKYLNLGMCNLREMPVLTPLVGLEELEMSENYFPEIKPGSFRGLKSLKKLWIMNSRITTIERNAFDDVTALVELNLAHNNLSSLPHDLFAPLSYLVELHLHHNPWRCDCDVVWLAWWLREYIPTNSTCCGRCHTPAYLRGRYLVEVDQSTFQCSAPFILDAPRDLNISAERVAELKCRTAPMSSVRWLLPNGTVLTHGSNHPRISVLNDGTLNFSNVLSADTGVYTCMVTNMAGNSNASAYLNVTAAELNTSNLSYFTTVTVEEVEPTSQEVIKPKTVTASPSVFQPVFISTPTVLLQTPRQVSVPTVRGTTRPPASLDEVMKTTKIIIGCFVAVTLLAAVMLIAFYKLRKRHQQRSTVAAARTIEVIPEGENVPTTHAGTSIPGESGMMLPSLRDHNSTYKHSYSSYRPAHSAPWAENNIGNSLHRPRPMTISTIPESFLIKTHTKEKVQETQI